In Stenotrophomonas sp. 610A2, one DNA window encodes the following:
- a CDS encoding trimeric intracellular cation channel family protein codes for MGTLVLILDLIGTFVFALSGATMGVRRRLDIFGVLVLSFAAALAGGMTRDLLIGATPVAAISDWRYPAITLAAGVVTFFWAPLIERMQYPVRMFDAMGLALFAVAGTQKALAYGIDPPMAAALGMLTGIGGGIARDVLLAQVPLVLQAELYAVAALAGAAVVAVGYWLGLPPLPCALVGAGLCFGLRMMAMHFGWHLPVALQSSEPPPPEGPRS; via the coding sequence ATGGGAACCCTTGTACTGATCCTCGACCTCATCGGCACCTTCGTCTTCGCCCTGTCCGGGGCGACGATGGGTGTGCGCCGACGGCTGGATATCTTCGGCGTGCTGGTGCTGTCGTTCGCGGCGGCACTGGCCGGCGGCATGACCCGCGACCTGCTGATCGGCGCTACCCCCGTGGCGGCCATCAGCGACTGGCGCTACCCGGCGATCACCTTGGCCGCTGGCGTCGTCACCTTCTTCTGGGCGCCGCTGATCGAGCGCATGCAGTACCCGGTGCGGATGTTCGATGCGATGGGGCTGGCTTTGTTTGCCGTGGCCGGTACGCAGAAGGCACTGGCGTATGGCATCGACCCGCCGATGGCGGCTGCCTTGGGCATGTTGACTGGCATTGGCGGCGGCATTGCCCGTGATGTGCTGCTGGCACAGGTGCCGCTGGTCTTGCAGGCCGAGTTGTATGCGGTTGCGGCGTTGGCCGGTGCTGCCGTGGTCGCCGTCGGTTATTGGCTGGGCTTGCCGCCGTTGCCGTGCGCCCTGGTAGGTGCTGGACTGTGTTTTGGCCTGCGGATGATGGCGATGCATTTTGGTTGGCATCTGCCAGTGGCCTTGCAGTCATCGGAGCCCCCGCCGCCGGAAGGGCCGCGGAGTTGA
- a CDS encoding BON domain-containing protein, whose protein sequence is MSAERSDTLIGDDVVRTLGQQSETSQVLAQVKDGQVTLSGDVPSTDAKHKVETVVAAIEGVHKVINHLNVDSGKRSFGAAGEAVRDNPDGRDDAQMGDIDLGKDG, encoded by the coding sequence ATGTCCGCAGAACGCTCCGACACCCTGATCGGCGATGACGTCGTCCGTACCCTTGGCCAACAATCCGAGACGTCGCAGGTGCTGGCCCAGGTCAAAGACGGTCAGGTGACCTTGTCCGGCGATGTACCCAGCACCGATGCGAAGCACAAGGTCGAGACCGTTGTTGCGGCCATCGAAGGCGTGCACAAGGTGATCAATCATCTCAACGTCGACAGTGGCAAACGCTCGTTCGGTGCCGCCGGCGAGGCTGTCCGTGACAACCCAGATGGTCGCGACGATGCGCAAATGGGCGATATCGACCTCGGCAAGGACGGTTGA